TAAGATGGCACACATCGAAAAACAAGCTGGCGAACTGCAGGAAAAGCTGATCGCGGTAAATCGCGTATCTAAAACCGTAAAAGGTGGTCGTATTTTCTCCTTCACAGCTCTGACTGTTGTTGGTGACGGTAATGGCCGCATCGGTTTTGGTTACGGTAAAGCGCGTGAAGTTCCAGCAGCGATCCAGAAAGCGATGGAAAAAGCCCGTCGCAATATGATTAACGTCGCGCTGAACAACGGCACCCTGCAGCACCCTGTTAAAGGCGTGCACACAGGTTCTCGCGTGTTCATGCAGCCTGCTTCTGAAGGTACCGGTATCATTGCCGGCGGTGCAATGCGCGCCGTTCTGGAAGTCGCTGGGGTTCATAACGTTCTGGCTAAAGCCTACGGTTCCACCAACCCGATTAACGTGGTTCGTGCAACTCTGGATGGCCTGGCCAACATGAATTCTCCAGAGATGGTTGCTGCCAAGCGTGGCAAATCCGTTGAAGACATTCTGGGGTAATGACCATGGCTAAGACTATTAAAATTACTCAAACCCGTAGTTCGATCGGCCGTCTGCCTAAACATAAGGCAACGCTGCTTGGCCTGGG
This portion of the Erwinia sp. E602 genome encodes:
- the rpsE gene encoding 30S ribosomal protein S5, yielding MAHIEKQAGELQEKLIAVNRVSKTVKGGRIFSFTALTVVGDGNGRIGFGYGKAREVPAAIQKAMEKARRNMINVALNNGTLQHPVKGVHTGSRVFMQPASEGTGIIAGGAMRAVLEVAGVHNVLAKAYGSTNPINVVRATLDGLANMNSPEMVAAKRGKSVEDILG